The Bos mutus isolate GX-2022 chromosome 11, NWIPB_WYAK_1.1, whole genome shotgun sequence nucleotide sequence ATCATGGAAGatttaaagcagaaaagaaaaatagaaaatttttaaaagttctaaaagATGTTATTCTGATGGGTTTTAGGAGGGTAGTTTGTAATGTAGGAGACTGGCATCAAGGAGGCTGCAGTGGTCCAGGTATGCAGAAGGAAGGACCTGCTTACCTGGAGGTCCAGGTGATGAGGAGTTAGGAAGTTTGGTGATTATATTAAGGATTCTAATTTGGGAAACTGTTAAGTCCACTTAGTAGTGGCCCCTAACAATGTCCTTGTCCACAAGGCACATAGAGTTtagtcaaagagaaaaacataaaaactgtTGAGGACAATTCAATGTAATAAATGCTGTATGTAACATAACTAGTCTGCcatgaaaaatgtttaatgtaCAAATAAAAGTAGAACAATGAACAAAAAAAATGCtgtaacaaaaaattttttttaaatgtgccaCAAGATCATagagaaatgctttttttttttttttggattttgagGTGGTTACCTGCCACAAGATCATagagaaatgcattttattttttttggattttGAGGTGGTTACCCTAGGGGTTCAGTCTTAGCACACAGATTAGAATTTGAGTTATCTTCTACCTAATTTAGGTTTAGGATTTGGGGatgatttatttttgctattacaaTGTAGTAAAACAATTCCGATCCTTACATCcgtgtttatgttttattttgcttagATTGTGACCATGGCTGCTGAGTCTGATGTTCTGCACTTCCAGTTTGAACAACAAGGAGATGTAGTCTTGCAGAAAATGAATCTCTTGAGGCAGCAGAATTTATTTTGTGATGTGTCAATTTATATTAATGACACTGAGTTCCAGGGGCACAAGGTGATTTTAGCTGCTTGCTCCACCTTTATGAGAGATCAGTTTTTACTCACTCAGTCAAAACATGTCAGAATCACCATCTTGCAGAGTGCAGAAGTTGGCAGAAAATTGTTGCTCTCTTGCTACACTGGAGCACTTGAAGTTAAAAGGAAAGAGCTTTTGAAATATTTGACTGCTGCCAGTTACCTTCAGATGGTTCACATTGTGGAAAAGTGCACAGAAGCTTTGTCAAAGTATTTGGAAATTGATCTTTCTATGAAAAATAACAATCAGCATGTTGACCTCTGTCAATCCTCTGATCCAGATGTTAAGAATGAAGATGAAAATTCAGATAAAGACTGTGAGATCATTGAAATTTCAGAAGATAGTCCTGTAAACATAGATTTCCATGTTAAAGAAGAGGAAAGCAACGTTTTACAGTCTACAGTAGAGAGCTTGAccacagagagagaggaaatgagaTCGCCAGAGCTGTcttcagtagacatgagttttaaAGACAATGAAATTCGTATCCTCCATGTGGAATCTATCAGTACTGGGGGTGTAGAAAATGGAAAGTTTTCACAGCCTTGTACCTCTTCAAAAGCAAGCATGTATTTCTCAGAAACACAGCATTCACTGATCAATTCTACAGTTGAGAGCAGAGTGGCAGAAGTTCCTGGGAATCAAGATCAAGGCTTATTTTGTGAGAACACTGAAGGAAGTCATGGTCCAGTGAATGAGATTCAGAATCTAGAGGATGCTTTTTCCCTGAGACACCAGTGCCCCCGGTGCCCTCGAGGGTTTCTTCATGTTGAGAACTATCTGCGCCACCTTAAGATGCATAAACTGTTCTTGTGCTTACAGTGTGGGAAAACatttacacaaaagaaaaatctgaacagGCACATTCGAGGGCACATGGGCATACGGCCCTTTCAGTGCACTGTGTGCTTGAAGACATTTACTGCAAAAAGCACACTTCAGGACCACTTGAATATACACAGTGGGGATCGGCCATACAAATGCCACTGTTGTGACATGGATTTCAAGCACAAATCTGCCCTCAAAAAGCATTTAACCTCTCTCCATGGCAGAAGCAGTGGTGAAAAACTACCCAGGCATGATCTGGAAAGGCAAAACCTGCTGTAACTAGAATCACACCTTGTTATGTAAGCTGTATATCATTCTGTTGGGCAAGTCTTTCTATAGAAATGCAGCATTTGTAATATTGCATTTCCACCCCCATCTTTAGATCTTATTTTTGGTCTACCTACACATGTTATTCTTTCTGAACTTGTACTACCAGTTCCAAAGTGTGGGAGACATGATAAAGCTGATAGGATGCCATCTTGTCTCATGCATTATATATGAGTCTCAGTGGTTTATCTCAAGAAATAGTGTTCCTCTTAAATATTCTTGATTCTATTGACAGAGTATCCAGCAGTATTTCCAGATTCTGATTTCAGATCCCTAGGTGATGGATATAGGTGTACAATCCAACCATaccataattttaataaattaggatactgagaagaggaaaaaaaatttaaagcatactATTATTCATTAGTCATTTTAACAACAGGTAGGACtagttaattttttataatgaaCTGTATTGGAAATTCTAAACACCATGATACCTGTTGTTTTAAACTGTAAAGGAACACCATTCAAATTCACTTGGAAGTAGCAGAATTTCCTTATACATAAAGGTAATATTCCTTACAATAGTGTATCTATGAGTtgttagtatatatattttagaatgatTAATTAGGCCCAggtttcttgattttatttaatatgGTGACATTTAATAATTTAGTGGCCAGTAAAATTATATCAATGGCATGAAGCTCTAAGGTAtttgttatgttttctttttgaaatttattttgttagTTAACATACAGTAAAATTGACTTGTTTTGGGTATACAGTTCTATGAATGTTTCTATATGTACAGAGTTATGCAGCCACCACTGCACTCAGGACGCAGAACATTCCATCACCCTCCAACACTTGTGTATGCTTCACCTTTGTAGTCACTTCTCCTCCTAGCACTAAACCCGAGTGCCAGTTctccatttttataattttgccttttctgaaataCCATGAATGGAATCTTATAGTTCCCTTTTGAGATGCTGTTTTCACTCACTTTAATGCCTTTgatattcatccatgttgctgggtCAGTAGTTCATTCCATATTTTTTTATCTTGAATTGGCAGTATATATTAGTTTTCTTAGTATCACTAGATGAACGGTTTAAATGTgggtaactccaatactttggccacctgatgcgaagagctgactcattggaaaagaccctgttgctgggaaagattgagggcaggaggagaaggggacaacagagatgagatggttggctgccattaccgactcaatggacatgagtttgggcaaactccaggagttggtgatggacagggaggcctggtgtgctgcggttcatggggtcgcaaagagtcggacatgactgagcaactgaactgaactgaagctattagtgttcttttttttcttcttaatttatttaggctgcacctggtcttattTGAGGCACATGGGAccttctagttgtggcatgtggagtgttggttgtggcatgcagaatcctcagttatgtatatttatagacTTTCTTGCCATGATGTCCAGGTTAGCCTTTTTCTTCCTTGCCGGACTAGAGGCCGATAGTAGGACTTGACGCCTTCTTCTTGGGGGCTTTGGGCAGCAAGTCGTGGCTGCTGTTAACTATTGCTGGGGTTGCTCAGGGCCATCCTGCAAGCCTTTTGAGTTACACATGTCCTTGATGTCCTTGTGGCCAGCAGAGCCCCTTTGTGCAGCTGGTTCAGCTAAAGAGAccatggggaggagggagccaaGATTCCACACTTTATGGCCTTCCTGTCATCCTGTACCTCATGAAACTGTAAGCTTCATGAGGAAGGCTCATGGAAGGCTCTTCGTGTAGCCCTGGCAGCCGGCTTTTCTGGGGGCATCTCCACACTGCAGGCCTGTCTGCCATGAGGAACCTGGCATCTAGGACCCTGCACAAGTCAGGTCATGAAGGGAAAGCCCTCAGCCTCGTCTGGTCCTGTTCAGCTCTCAAGGTTTCCAGGTTTAGTCTTAGCTGATCCCTATCATGCTGCCTTTCTTCTAACTGCTTTTTTCCACTTCTCCTAGGAGACTTCTCTGCCAGAGCCGCCATTCTCTCTTTGAGATAAAGCTGAagcctttttttagattctgaaaAAAGCTTGTCAACAGTTCtgacaaacatttattatgttcctcattcattttttctctctgccttgccTTGGAGAGCACGGTCACCCTCTGACCAACTCTGCCTCCCCCTTGGGGAGCATCTCTGCTATCTGCAGGGTCTGCTGCAGCTTCTGCTCTGCCACTTCCAGGAGTTCCTGCAACTGGTGGTTTTCAGCCTCAATTTCACAAACACCTCGTTGCAGTTTTGTGCTCACTTCCTTAGATTTGATGAGGTCTTCTCTGGCTGTGTACAGATCTTCCAGCTCTGTCACGTGAGTTGAGAGGATTGCCAGGCGCTCCCTCATCTGGCTCTTCCCTTTTGACTACTTGTCTGTCATTTCCTAGAGCTCCGTGAATATAGCGGGGTCGTCCTCAGGAGAACCATCAATAGATCTCCACAGAGATCAGGTTCCTGTAGGTCTCTGCCATCACACCCCTGTACAAGGCCCTGTAAGCAGAGTCCAGGCATTCCCACTCTT carries:
- the ZBTB6 gene encoding zinc finger and BTB domain-containing protein 6 isoform X1, which produces MKDLVFAKKIVTMAAESDVLHFQFEQQGDVVLQKMNLLRQQNLFCDVSIYINDTEFQGHKVILAACSTFMRDQFLLTQSKHVRITILQSAEVGRKLLLSCYTGALEVKRKELLKYLTAASYLQMVHIVEKCTEALSKYLEIDLSMKNNNQHVDLCQSSDPDVKNEDENSDKDCEIIEISEDSPVNIDFHVKEEESNVLQSTVESLTTEREEMRSPELSSVDMSFKDNEIRILHVESISTGGVENGKFSQPCTSSKASMYFSETQHSLINSTVESRVAEVPGNQDQGLFCENTEGSHGPVNEIQNLEDAFSLRHQCPRCPRGFLHVENYLRHLKMHKLFLCLQCGKTFTQKKNLNRHIRGHMGIRPFQCTVCLKTFTAKSTLQDHLNIHSGDRPYKCHCCDMDFKHKSALKKHLTSLHGRSSGEKLPRHDLERQNLL
- the ZBTB6 gene encoding zinc finger and BTB domain-containing protein 6 isoform X2 gives rise to the protein MAAESDVLHFQFEQQGDVVLQKMNLLRQQNLFCDVSIYINDTEFQGHKVILAACSTFMRDQFLLTQSKHVRITILQSAEVGRKLLLSCYTGALEVKRKELLKYLTAASYLQMVHIVEKCTEALSKYLEIDLSMKNNNQHVDLCQSSDPDVKNEDENSDKDCEIIEISEDSPVNIDFHVKEEESNVLQSTVESLTTEREEMRSPELSSVDMSFKDNEIRILHVESISTGGVENGKFSQPCTSSKASMYFSETQHSLINSTVESRVAEVPGNQDQGLFCENTEGSHGPVNEIQNLEDAFSLRHQCPRCPRGFLHVENYLRHLKMHKLFLCLQCGKTFTQKKNLNRHIRGHMGIRPFQCTVCLKTFTAKSTLQDHLNIHSGDRPYKCHCCDMDFKHKSALKKHLTSLHGRSSGEKLPRHDLERQNLL